Proteins from one Nitratidesulfovibrio sp. genomic window:
- a CDS encoding NYN domain-containing protein gives MPPSTPQERAACAAPSPGDDAQRKLAVLIDADNAQPAITPALLAEISRFGVACVRRIYGDWTRPELSGWKDLLHAHSLLPIQQFQYTNGKNSTDCALIIDAMDLMHTGRFDGFCLVSSDSDFTRLAARLREEGLVVYGFGEQKTPEAFVKACTRFIYTELLRPEALRPTVPTAAAASAVKAPPKPAATSVPSPPPKPQQKSTAGSPKAPPPGTIKQKQKPVPVGLIELAVEATSDDNGWAMLSSVASNILQMQPQFDSRMYGHAKFGNLVRAFSDFFELAERATPRGGITQYVRNKPDK, from the coding sequence ATGCCCCCGTCCACCCCCCAGGAACGGGCCGCCTGCGCGGCCCCGTCACCCGGCGACGATGCCCAGCGGAAACTGGCGGTCCTCATCGACGCGGACAACGCCCAGCCTGCCATCACCCCGGCCCTGCTGGCTGAAATCTCCCGATTCGGCGTGGCCTGCGTGCGCCGGATATACGGCGACTGGACAAGGCCGGAGCTTTCCGGTTGGAAAGACTTGCTGCACGCCCATTCCCTGCTGCCCATCCAGCAGTTCCAGTACACCAACGGCAAGAATTCCACCGACTGCGCCCTGATCATCGACGCCATGGACCTGATGCACACCGGACGCTTCGACGGCTTCTGCCTGGTATCCAGCGACAGCGACTTCACCCGGTTGGCGGCCCGCCTGCGCGAGGAAGGACTGGTGGTCTACGGCTTCGGCGAACAGAAGACCCCCGAGGCCTTCGTCAAGGCATGTACCCGGTTCATCTATACCGAACTGCTCCGGCCCGAGGCATTGCGCCCCACCGTGCCCACCGCCGCAGCCGCCTCCGCCGTCAAAGCGCCCCCCAAACCTGCGGCCACGTCGGTGCCATCACCGCCGCCCAAACCGCAGCAAAAGTCCACGGCAGGTTCCCCCAAGGCCCCGCCGCCGGGCACGATCAAGCAGAAGCAGAAACCCGTACCCGTCGGGCTCATCGAACTGGCCGTTGAAGCCACATCCGACGACAATGGATGGGCGATGCTGAGCAGCGTGGCCAGCAACATCCTGCAAATGCAGCCGCAGTTCGATTCGCGCATGTACGGGCACGCCAAGTTCGGAAACCTCGTCCGGGCCTTTTCCGACTTTTTCGAACTGGCGGAGCGGGCCACCCCGCGCGGCGGCATCACCCAATACGTCCGGAACAAGCCCGACAAATGA